AGACCGAGGCTTGGTCCTTCTCCGGCGGTAGCCCACTCAAGCATCTCGAAGTCGCCGTCGGAGTTTCCACCAACGAAAATCGGGCGTTTTCCAATCTTGCTGTCGATGCCGATCGGTTTTCCCGCCTTGTCATCAATGAACGCGATCCCGGGATCCTTGATGATGGTCGGTACGCCATCGACGACCTCATACCGCGTTTCGCCGGCGCTGCCGATGACATTCTCCGGCGATACGCCATAGGCTTCCTCGACAAACGCGCGCATGAAATGAATGCCGCCACCGGAAACCAGATAGGTCTCGAAATCCTCGTCCCGCAGATATCTCAAGAGTTCCAGCATCGGTTGGTAGGTCATGTCGGTATACGCGAGATCTTTGGTCGGGTGTCGCGCCGTTTCTATCCAACTGGCAACATCAGCCTGAAACTCCGGTACCGACAGCCCGGAGTGAGATACCATCACGATTTCAAGGAGGCCTTCTTCACCAGCCTTGGCGACTGTCTCCATGTCGCCGGCTGCGGCGGCCTTCAGGACATCGCTTGAGAGAATGGAAGGGTCTTTCGCGGCCATTTCCCTGAGCCGGTCAAGTGCATAAAAGAGCTGGAAATAGACAGGTTGCTCAGACCAGAGCGTCCCGTCATTGTCGAAGACGGCGATCCTGTCCGCTGGCGTGACATATGTTTCCGACGTCGGGTCGGTCACCTCGTTCACAAAATCGATGATCCGTGATTTTGTTTCACCTTCTTGCCAGGAGGGAAGAGGGTCAGCGATTGCCGATCCCGCGAATACAGCCAAAACCGCAACACACAAAGAAAATTTCATACCGCTCTCCTGGAAAATGACCCACGAAAATTCATGCGTGATCACGAAAGCCGGACGCGTTCTCGCGTCTTGTTCAGTATCCACCGGCGACCGGTTTGCGCGGCCGCCGGTGGACGTTTGGTACGGAGCTACTGAGCGCCGTGGGGCGTGCTCAACTTGTCCATGACCTGATCGAGCGAGAAGCTCGCCGCTTTCTGGCGCGGCGGAAACTCCTGGAATGTCGCCAGGAACTCACCGACATATTGCTGGGCGGGAACCAGAAGATAAGCCCGGTCGATCAGCCAGTCATAGTAGGTGTTCGAGGTCTGGTAGGACCGCTCATACGGATCCCGGCGCAGGTTGAAGATCAACGGAACGCGCAATGCCGTGAACGGTTCGATCCAGGCCCGGAAGGTCTTGTAGGCCTTCTGCTCCAGGAAGATCATTTTCCAGTCGTTGTAGCGAAGGGCCGTCAGGTCACCATCATCGGAGAAATAGAAGATTTCCCTGCGCGGACCGACATCGGCTTCACCAAGCAGGACAGGCAGGAAATTGTAACCGTCCAGGTGGACCTTGTATTCCCGGCCGATCGCCTGGACGCCGCCTTCCTTCAGTTGCTCCTTGATATCCGGCACACCGGCAGCCGCCAGGTAGGTTGGCAGCCAGTCCATGTGGTGCATGATTTCGTTGGAAACGGACCCGGCCTCGACCTTGCCGGGCCAGCGCACCATGGAAGGCACACGCCATCCACCTTCCCAGTTGGTGTTTTTCTCACCGAAGAACGGCGTCGCTGCCGCATCGGGCCACGTGTTGTAGTGCGGGCCGTTATCCGTCGAGTAGTGAACGATCGTGTTGTCGGCGATGCCGAGTTCATCCAGGAGGTCAAGAAGCTGGCCGACCTGCATGTCATGCTCGATCATGCCGGCGGTGTACTCATCGACGTGACGGCCGGCAATCTGATCGGCCTGTTCCCGCATTTCCGGTTTCACGTGAGTGCGGAAGTGCATGCGCGTGCCGTTCCACCAGACGTAAAACGGCTTGCCCTGCTCGTTGGCGCGCTTGATGAAGTCGATTGCGGCAGTAATCGTTTCCTCGTCGACCGTCTCCATACGCTTCTTGGTCAGCGGGCCGGTGTCTTCGATGGAACCGTCAGCCGAAGACTTGATCACGCCGCGCGGGCCGAAGGTTTCGCGGAACGTCCGCCCGTCGGCCATGACCGCATCACCCGGGTAGTCCTCGTTTTCCGGCTCTTCTTCGGCATTCAGGTGGTAGAGATTGCCGAAGAACTCGTCGAAGCCGTGGTTGGTGGGGAGGTGCTCATCCTTGTCGCCCAGATGGTTCTTGCCGAACTGACCGGTCACGTAGCCCTGCGCCTTGAGGAGACCGGCGATCGTCGGGTCCTCTTCCTGCATGCCGAGATCAGCGCCGGGGAGACCGACCTTGGACAGGCCCGTGCGGAAAACGCTCTGGCCCATGATGTAGGAAGACCGGCCCGCCGTGCAGGATTGTTCGCCGTAATAGTCGGTGAACATCATGCCTTCCTTGGCGACGCGGTCGATGTTCGGCGTCTGATATCCCATGAGGCCGAATGTATATGCGGAAATATTGGACTGCCCGACGTCATCTCCCCAGATGACGAGAATATTGGGCTTGTCTTCCGACTGCGCGAGTGCTGGCGCAAAATCTGCCAGCGCAAGCGCACCGAAAGCGCAAACGGCCAGTCTGGCCGCCTTTAAATTATGCCTGAATTTCATGACTCATTCCTTCCCCTGCGCATTCACAGTGTGTCAAAAAAGTAAAACACACCAATGCCTTGGTGATCGGCAGGACAATCAGAAAATGATTTTTCCGCAGCGTCAATGATTGCAGCGGATTAATATGGCCCGCATGCCAATAATCAGTCGCCGAACGCCAAACAAATTAATGTTGGAGAAGAGGCATGGTCTCCACCGCGCGAACATGCGGAGATGGACAATGTCTATTTTACCGAGGTTGCAGAAATTTTTCATGCGCGCGCACTCCAGATCGGCTGCACACCCGGGTCTGCGTGAATCGTCCACCCGGGAGTGTTCATGCGCCTCGGCGAAACTGAGCAGACAAAGCACGGAAACGATTATGCGCTCCGGCAGGCTGCTTCCGGATAAGTCTCGAAAATGTAGAACGGTTTCATTTCAAAATATGTCAATATTAATCGCAAATTCAGGAGAATGATCGTTATTCAATGATTGTTTAGCCGCCCAATTGAACCAAAAATCTCGTGAATAAATTCAGCGAGCAGCCAAACCAATACTTAGGTATCGGTTTCAGCGTGGGTCATGATATTTTTATCAGTATTATCCTTGCAACTTTTGCAAAGTAAAAGGTACTTTGTTCGCCAGACTGGGAGGAAACAGTCTCATGAACATCAGTGCCAAAAAACAGGAACCCGTTCAGATCCGTTCGATCCTGGTGATCGACGATCATCCTCTCTATTGCGATGCACTTGCGTCCACACTGGAGAGGCTCTTCAAGTCCCGAACGGTCAAGAAGGCAAATTCCCTTCAGGACGGGTTGCGGCAGGTCAATTCGCGCCTGCGCCCCGATCTGGTCATTCTTGACCTGAAACTGCCGGACGCCACCGGTATCAGCGGTTTCATGAAGGTGAAGAACCGGCTCCCGGACGTACCCGTTCTGGTTATTTCCGCAGAATCCTCGGATGAGTCCGTCAGTGCGCTCATGTCGGCCGGCGCAGCCGGGTTCATTCCGAAAGACGCGTCGGTCACCGTCTTGCAGGAAGCGCTTTTTGAAATCCGGGAAGGGCTTCGCTTTTTCCCGCCCGGTTTCACGCAGACAAAGAGATCGGCAAAATCGGACCTGACGTCCCAGGAGATCGCGCAGAAGATCGCCGATCTCACGCCGCAGCAGAATCGTATCATGAAACTGATCTGCGCAGGCAAGCCAAACAAGCAAATCGCCTATGAAATGTCACTCGCAGAGGCGACCGTCAAAGCTCACATCACTGCCTTGTTGCGTCGGCTGAATGTCAGCAATCGCACGCAGGCGGCTGTCATGGTCAAGAGCGTCAGTCTGGACGGTGCGCCGCCGATTCCCGAAGCTGATGCGAGGGCGATGCTGAGCTGATCGGTATGACGGTTCTTCTGGAAAATAGGCTCGACAAGCCGAAAGCCGTGCAGATTGGTGTGTCGCACGCGAGTTCGGAAGCGGACGCGGTGAGGGAGGCGATTGCGGATTTCAATACCGGCGCGATCTGCTTCGTGCTTTTCTTCATGCCTGACCATCTCGATCCGGAGAAAGTTTCGAACGAGTTCGCACGGCAGATGTCGTCTGCAACCGTCTTCGGCTGCTCGACGGCGGGTCAGATTACGGCGCAGGGTTACGAAAAGGATGCCTTGCTGGTCATGGCCTTTCCAAGACGTCACTTCCGCTGTTCCTCCGCGCTCATCAAGCCACTGAAAGCCCTGTCGATCGAACGGACCGCGAACCGGGCCAAGGTTCTCGCGGACAGGTTTCCCAGAACCGGCAACTGGAAGACCGTGGCTCTTGTCATCGCCGACGGAATGTCCAAGCAGGAGGATTTGCTCGTCGCGGCCCTCAATGCCGGGTTGGGGGAAATCCCGGTCTTCGGAGGTTCTGCCGGGAACGGGCTTGCCTTCGGTGAAACCTATGTGTCCCACGGGGGGCATGCGTACAGGAACGCAGCGCTTGTTCTGCTCATCGAGACCGACCTGTCTTTCAGGGGCATCGGTTTCAATCATTTCCAGCCAACCAGCAGGCAGATGGTCGTGACGCGTGCGGTGCCGGAAGAAAGGCTTGTGCTGGACATAAACGGTGTGCCCGCCGCACGCGAATATGCGCGTTACGTGAACTGTCCCGTGGAGCAACTCTCGCCGCAGGTGTTTGCGGAAAATCCCGTTCTGATAAGAAGCGGAAAGAGCTGGCACGTGCGTGCCATTCAGCAGGTTGAAGAAGGTGGCGGCCTCTGGTTCCTGTCCGCGATCGACGACGGACTGGTTCTCACGCTCGGACAGGGTAGGGAGATCCTGCAAACGCTGGACTCAGGGCTCGATCATTTTCGCGAGCACAACCAGAAGCCTGACTTCATCATCGGTTTCGACTGCTATCTGCGCAGGCTGGAAATCGAACAGAAGAACCTGGCGGCGGATGTTTCGGCAATCCTGCGCGAGAACCACGTTTTCGGTTTCAACACCTATGGTGAGCAGCATCTGGGTGTGCACGTGAACCAGACTTTCATAGGGGTCGCCTTCTTTCCGCCAAGCGACGGAGCGCTCTATTGATCGACCCGAGCGAACCACTTGAGACGCAGCTCGAGCGCCAGGGCAAGATCATCGAGGCGCTCATGCAACGGGCTGCCAGGGAGAATGACGTCGGCCGATCCGCGTATTCGCTGTTTCAGTCCGCCATCGCGCTTCAGGGTGAGGTCTGGGAGAAGACAAAACACCTCGAACAGGTTCTGGACACACTCGGTCAGGCGAGCAACCGGCTCAAGAATTCCGAATTCGCCCTTGAACAGACCGAACGCAACCTGGCCGACGCGCTGGACGCAATGGAAGGAGGCTTCGCGCTTTTTACCGGCGATGCACTTGAGATCTGCAACGCACAGTTCAGGAACATGGTGCCCGGCATCTGCGAACAGATCGTCACTGGGATCAGCATCGCGGATTATTTCGAAGCGCTTGACGGCTGCCCGCAGGTCATTACGAAAGGCGCATCCCTGAATAAGGCAAGTGGCGCCAACAACCGAAACGAGGCCGGGTCCGCGAAATATCCTTCCGTGTTCGGCTTGAAGAACGACCGCTGGTTCCAGATCACGCAAAAGCGGACGTCACCGAGAAAAACGGCGCTGCTCTCGACGGAAATCACCAATATCGTTCTGCAGAACCGTATCGAGAAAGACCAGCTGATCGACAAGCAGTCGGTTTTCATGAAGGCCGCGTTTGAACACATTTCTCAAGGGGTCTGTACGTTTTCACCGTCAGGCTCCCTGATCTTGCGGAACGAACGCTTCCGGAAGCTTCTGCGTCTTCCGGTGACGCTGGTCCGAAAGGGCACGCCGCTCGGCCAGATCCTTGCGTTCTTTGCGCGGCACGAATTGGCAGCTGAAACGGGCGCGAGCATCGAACAGGAATTTCTTGCCGCGATCGCACCGGACCGGGAAGGCATAGACCGCAAGGTCAGGCTGACCTCGGGCGACATCCTGAACATCAGCATTCACCGTCTTCCCGACACCGGTCTTATCATGAATGTCATCGACTTCACGGCCGAAGCGCAGATGACGGACCTGCTGGAAAAAAGGGTCGGCGAGCGCACGCGCGAGCTTACGGAAGCCAACGAGCGTCTCCAGCGCCAGCATGAAGAACAGATCCGGATCGATGAACAGCTGCGCCAGGCCAAGGAGCGCGCGGAAGAAGCCGTGTCTTCAAAGACCAGGTTCTTCGCGGCCGCAAGCCATGATCTGCTGCAGCCCGTGAACGCGGCAAAACTTCTCATTTCCACGATGACCGAAAGCACGTCGGAAAAGGCGGTTGCGGAAACGGTCTCCCGCCTGGAACGTTCATTCAAGTCAATCGAGTCCCTGCTTCACGCATTGCTGGACATTTCGAGACTGGATTCCACGGGCACGGAACTCAACCTCAGTACATTCAACATTGGAGAGCTGCTTTCGACAGTTCAACGGGACTGCCGCCAGCTTGCCGAGGAAAAGGGCATCAGACTTGATATCGTTCCGAGCAGCATCTGGGTCATAAGTGACCAGCGCTATCTCGTCCGGTCAGTGCAGAACCTGATCGTGAACGGCATTCAATATACGCAGGAGGGCCGTGTACTGGCCGGGTGCAGGCGCAAGGGTCCAAACGTCGTCATTGAAGTCTGGGACACGGGCATCGGTATATCCAAGAAGGATCAGAAGCGCATTTTCAACGAGTTCACCAGAGCCGCGCCCGATAGCGCAGGGGTCGGCATGGGGCTTGGACTGTCAATCGTGGATCGCGCCTGCCGGCGGTTAAACCATTCCGTGAACGTGCGTTCGAAACCGGGTGTGGGATCCGTCTTTTCGATTTCGATACCGATCTGTGACGCACCGGCTGTAACCGAACACAGTGAAAACACGGTATTGCCGCTCGTCCCGGGCGCCATGGACGTCATCGTGCTGATCGTTGAAAACAATCCGGATGTGATGTTCGCGACGGCCCGGCAAATCGAATCCTGGGGAGGCAGCGTTCTGACGGCTGCATCCACGAAGGAGGCGCTCACCTGCGTCCGTGAACTCGGGATGCCACCGGACATCATTCTCGCCGACTACCAGCTCGATGGGGACGACAACGGGATCAAGACAATTGTCGAACTGAGACGTGCGACGAAAACCGACATTCCCGCGATCATGATCACGGCGAACCGGGAAGAGGAACTTGCCGAACAGAGCAGGGCGCATTGCTTCACGATCCTGACCAAGCCTGTTGAGCTTTCGAGGCTGCGGCCACTAATCGATTGGGAGACGAGACAACTGAACGCGGGCTGACCGTCCGGCTATTGGAGTCCGGGGCACGGCACGGGGAATACAGACAAAGGTCTGTGCTGACTTGTGCGGTGGCGAACGTAGAATCTGAACGCATGGCAACTCGACAGATTGAGACCTGGATGGCTCGGACAGGACAGCGCCTGGTTGCAGCATGCTTGTTGACGCTCGCACTCTGGTGCGCGGCGGCGTCTTCGGGCTTTGCCGCGGGGACCCATGAACTCTTGTTCAGGGAAGGGACGCTCGACACGATTTCCGGTAAGGAGTCGCTGGAATACCGGCGGGACGTGTCGGCACCGGGCAGTCGGCCGCTCGAGCGGAAGAATACCGGGCCGATCAGCTTGATACTGACCTCCGACGACATGGCCGAAATCCATTTCGGTGGGCAGGGCGACCGCAGACGGGTCGGTGCGTTTCCGGCAAGCGTCGGCAATCCGCTTATCATGTATTTTCTGGAAACCGTGGTCAGGGATCTGTCCGGTCTAGCCGGCGGCAGTCCCTACTATATGCGCAACAGGATCAAGGCGGAGCTGCTGAAGGAACACCCGGTGCAGGAGGTGACCGTGCAATTGGGTGATCGGCAGGTCGGGGCGCAGTCGGTCGTCCTCTATCCCTTCCGGAATGATCCGGCCAGCGACAGGATGCGCGGCATCGAGACCCTGGCTCTTTCCGTGACGGTGTCCGGCGAAGTCCCCGGCTGGTACTACTCCCTGAAGGCTGAAACGAGCGAAGAGCGCGGGACGCGTTCAGCGCTTCCGGACACGTTGCCCGCATATAGCAGCACGATCCTTTTCCAGGGCGTGGAGGGTGAAAAATGAGCGCTGAGGTCCACGCGTCTGACTGGCGGCATGTCCGGCCACGTTGGCTTCCTGTCTTTACGTTGGCTCTTCTGGGTACACTTGCTGCAACCGGACAGGCCCTCGCTCAGACGGAGAGGGAATTGCAGCACCTGAACGACTACCCGACTGAGGCGCGAGCCGAATATGTGTTTGCCTGCATGGCCACCAACGGGCAAAGCAGCGACGTTTTACGCCGGTGTTCTTGCTCGATAGACATCATTGCGACCATTATTTCCTATGAGCGATACGTCGAAGCGGAGACGGTTCTGTCGCTGCAGCTTGTAGGCGGTGAGCGCATGTCGCTGTTCCGCACGGCAGCGAACGCGAAAGGACTTGTTTCCGATCTCAGGAGGGCGCAGGCGGAAGCAGATATCCGCTGTTTCTAGGCTTCGCGCAACCGCACAGGGTTGGACGGTCTACCCATCCTCATGCACGCCCCTACTGGTGGGAACGGCCTGGCCGCTCTGCTCAGCTCTGGATGTCCTTGGGAACGGTCTTCTCCCACTCATTCCCCTCGGTGTCCTCCGCCCGAATCACCAGATCGTCTGCGCCGTTGTCCGTGTACTGGAATCGGATCACGGGGTTTTCGGACAGGGAAATGCCGCCCTCGACCGTAAACAGCGTTTCATCTCCCTGGCGCACCTCGATGAAATTGACAAAATGCGCGGAAATGAACAGTTGCGTGACCTGATCGCGCTGCAGACCGGAATAATTGGGGTGCCTGATCATGATCTGGGCCTCGCGGCGATTGGTCGAATTGTCAACGGCCGGCGTGAAATGTTTCGCCCGGATCTGACCCATTTGCGACATGGCAAGTTCGGGCGACTTGGTGGCCGGTGCCGAGCAGCCTCCCGAGGCTTTGACAAAGCGTCCCGCCATGACCGGACCGTTTGCCGTGTCGGCGACGACCCGGACGTTTGAATACTGATTGACGCGAACCCTGATCTCCATATCGATGGGATGCATCGAGTCGCTGAAGGTGAGCTCTGCCGCGACCGGCGCCGGGTTTTCATCGATGACCAGAAGTGCCTTGCCGATCGAGGGCGAATTCGGGGAGGACTGGCGTATCACGATCGGGACCGTTGCCGCGTCGTGCGCACGGTAGGGCGCATCAAGATCGATGATCCCGTTGGCGGGCGCCGGCTTGGTGTCGCCGACGATGTCCCCCCGCAGCTCATTCCAGCTGCCTTCGAGCTGCAGAGGATTTCTGATCGCATCCGAGTCCGCAAGCGCAAAACTTGCAGAAAGCGCAACCTGCAAGCCGACAAAGATAGCGGTTGTTGCGGGTACGGTGGTTTTCAGGAAAGTTTTCGGAATCCTTGTCATTGTCCAGGTCTCTTTCGTCGCCCCGCCAAGTACACGTCCACCAACTTCTGCCGATTACTCGCCGGACGCGCTCCAGACTGCCACTTCTCGATTTCCGGCATCGCAAGAATATTAGCATCTTTGCGGTGTCACCAAAATCAATCCTTTGGGATGTATTGCGGCGGCCCCTGCCAATTGAAAAACTGGCTGGTGACGAGCAAAAGCCGCACAGTCCGGACAAGGATGCAGGGCAGATGTATGAAATCCTGATCAGTTTGTGCCTGCTGGAGGATCCGGGCATTTGCCGCGAGCAGCTCCTTCCCGGTCGTGAAACGGTCACGGAACAAGAATGTCGCGGGCGCATACAGAACCTGGACACAGGGCTTCTAAATCCGGACAACACGAAATATCTGGATTCCGGCGTGGTATGCCGCCTCTCCGATGCCGGTCTGCCGTTGCAGCAAATCGCGGACGGCATCTACGTCCACACGGGAGAAGTATCGGAGCCAAATCCCGGCAATGGAGGAGACATAGCCAATCTCGGCTTCGTTGTCGGTGATGTGTCCGTTGCCGTGATCGATGCGGGAGGATCCCGTGCCGTGGGAGAAGCATTTTACCGGGCAATCCGTTCTGTCAGTTCGTTGCCGATTTCACATCTTGTCCTGACCCATGTCCATCCGGATCATCTGTTCGGGGCGTCGGTCTTTGCCGAAGCCGGTGCGACGGTCATCGGCCATCCAAATCTTGAAAGGGCACTCAGGGACAGGGAAGAAAGCTACTTGCTGACCTTCGAAACCGACGTCGGGCCTGATGGGTTTCTTGGAACGGAGACGGACTTTGCCGTATCTGTGCAGAGCGAAATCGACCTCGGCGGACGTGTCCTGGAATTGATGTCCTGGCCGGTTGCCCATTCGACGACGGATCTCACCGTCTGGGACAGTTCGACGGGCACATTGTTCGCGGGCGATCTTGTCTTCGACCGGCATATACCGGTTCTCGACGGTTCTTTGAGCGGCTGGCTGCAGGTTCTTGACCAAATTGAGGAAATCGATCCAGTCAAGATCGTCCCCGGTCATGGTGCACCCTTGCTGGAGCCGGCCGCGGCGGTCTCTCCGGTTCGCGCCTATCTCAAGCTCATTGAGAGCGACACGCGCGCGTCGCTGGAAGCCGGTGAACGCATGAGCGACGCGGTCGGGACCATCGGCGTTGCGCAAGGAGGGCAGTGGGAGCTTTTCGACGTCTACAACGCCCGCAACGCAACGGTTGCCTTCACCGAACTTGAATGGGAATAACATTCGCGCCGAAAGCTAACGGGCATATTTCAGAAGCAATTGAGCGATGGCGTAGAGACGTTTTTCAATGAGAACCGGCGTCTCGCAGACATATGTCAGCGATCGCGACCGGTCGCGGAACACTCGTTCGTCCCAATCCAACTGCTCCTCGAGCCGGTCAATCCTGTCGAAATCCGGATCCGTGGTTCCTTCGATGTCACGCATTTCCGTTCGCGTGGATTCAATCCTCTCCGACAAGGCTATCTGTTTAAGGGAATATTGCTCGATGCCACTGATGACATCACGGCGTGTCTTCCCAAGCGTGATGAAAATCTCGGAAAAGATGAACAGCATGGTTTGTGCGTCGGCGAATTCGGTGTCTTCCGAAAACGACTTTACTTCGCCTTCCGCCTCTTCCAGTGACACGCGGCGCAGCGACAGAAGCGCAACAAGTGCTCGCGCCTCTTCGGGAAGGGGGCGGCGTGTGTTCAGATCGAAGCCTTCGGGGAGCACGTGATTCCACATGATCCCTATGGAAAGTTCCTGAACCTTTCGCTGCTGGCAGGGCCAGGTGGGATCATCAAACGAGGCAGAATGTGCGTTGAAAACGCCCCAAACGGCAGCAAGTAGATATGAAATAAAAATTAAATCTAATTTTGCCTTATATTTCATGTTCTGCGTCCTCGCTCGTATTCATTGTAAGCGAGTCAGATATTTTGTCCACACGTCGAAACACACACTAAGGTCGCAATTGTCTCAAAAGAGCTGGGGAATATAGTCACCGGTACAGTCGGACACATCAATATTTCCGGCACGGAGACTTTGTATGAAAACTCGTGCAGCAGTTGCAGTTGCCGCCGGAAAACCGCTTGAGGTGACCACGGTGAATCTGGAAGGTCCGCGTGCGTTCGAGGTTCTTGTCGAGGTGAAGGCGACGGGCATTTGCCACACCGACGAGTTCACGCTGTCGGGCGCTGATCCGGAAGGTCTGTTTCCGGCGATCCTGGGTCACGAGGGCGCCGGTGTCGTCGTTGAAGTGGGGCCGGGGGTCACCACGCTGAAACCGGGCGATCATGTCATTCCGCTTTATACGCCCGAGTGCCGCAACTGCGAATACTGCCTCAACCCGAAGACCAATCTGTGCCAGGCGATCCGCTCCACCCAGGGCCAGGGGCTGATGCCGGACGGCTCGTCCCGTTTCACCACGCTCGATGGCGATCCGATCCTGCACTACATGGGCACCTCGACCTTCGCCAACTACACGGTAGTGCCGGAGATCGCGCTGGCCAGGATCCGGCCCGACGCGCCCTTTGACAAGGTCTGCTACATCGGCTGCGGCGTGACCACCGGCATCGGTGCGGTGATCAACACGGCCAAGGTGGAGGAAGGCGCGCGCGCCATTGTCTTCGGCCTCGGCGGCATCGGCCTGAACGTGATCCAGGGTCTGCGCCTTGCCGGCGCGGACCAGATCGTCGGCGTGGACCTGAACCCGGCCAAGGTGGAGATGGCAACGCGTTTCGGCATGACGGATTTCGTCAACCCGAGCGAGGTGGAGGGGGATCTCGTTCCGTATCTGGTCGATCTGACCAAGGGCGGTGCGGACTACACCTTCGACGCG
This region of uncultured Roseibium sp. genomic DNA includes:
- a CDS encoding S-(hydroxymethyl)glutathione dehydrogenase/class III alcohol dehydrogenase; the encoded protein is MKTRAAVAVAAGKPLEVTTVNLEGPRAFEVLVEVKATGICHTDEFTLSGADPEGLFPAILGHEGAGVVVEVGPGVTTLKPGDHVIPLYTPECRNCEYCLNPKTNLCQAIRSTQGQGLMPDGSSRFTTLDGDPILHYMGTSTFANYTVVPEIALARIRPDAPFDKVCYIGCGVTTGIGAVINTAKVEEGARAIVFGLGGIGLNVIQGLRLAGADQIVGVDLNPAKVEMATRFGMTDFVNPSEVEGDLVPYLVDLTKGGADYTFDATGNVSVMRAALESAHKGWGESIIIGVAPAGAEIATRPFQLVTGRSWRGTAFGGARGRTDVPKIVDWYMDGKIEIDPMITHTMPLEDINKGFDLMHAGESIRSVVLY